The following nucleotide sequence is from Zingiber officinale cultivar Zhangliang chromosome 10A, Zo_v1.1, whole genome shotgun sequence.
gcaaaaccatgagggcttaggcccaaagtggacaatattatgcaaatatggagatatctaaattcttttcgatcctacagttgcTACTCTTGTTAACCCTTTACAGTTGCTAAATACACTTGTTAATTATGAGTCTGTTGAATTGTTAACCAATATGTCAGAGGACATAGTGTTGGCTCATTCTCTACTTCTGCACATTTCTGTTGAGTTGAACGGGAAAAGTGCAAATACTATGGTAGATGCAGGGGCTATTTATACCTTTGTGTCTACCAAGTTGGTGAAAGATTATGAGCTGTCAATAAGCAAATGCCCAAGCTGTATCAAATCGGTGAATGCTAAGGCATAGACAGTTGTAGGTATGACTTATAATGTACCTTTAACTGTTGGCACTTGGGTTGGAAAGACAAATATGATAGTAATTTCGCttgaagattttcaaataatcatGGGTATGGATTTCTTGTGGAAGACAAAGATGGTGCCTATGCCTCACTTGGATGGAGTAATGGTAATACAGGAGTCAAATCCGTGCTTTTTCTCTGTTGTGCATCCTTATGGTAAGGGCCAAAAAAAAAAGGGGAAGACAAACATCATATCTGCAATGTCACTAGAGAAGGGCTTAAAGCGAAGCAAGACAACTTATTTGGCTGCCTTAATCGACATCAAACCGGACAAGAATGTTGAGTTGCCAATTGGTGTTAAAGACATTTTGTTCAAATTTGAAGACGTGATGCCTTCGCAGTTGCCGAAAGACTTGCCACCAAGGAGAAATGTCAACTATAAAATCAAATTGATCCCTAGTGTTATCCCTCCTGTAAGTTCGTCATACCGTATGTCTCCTTTATAACTTGCTGAATTGTACAATAAATTGAATGAATTGTTAGAGGCAGGGTATGTTCGACCATCAAAGGCTCCTTTTGGTGTACTGGTGTTGTTCCAAAAGAAAAAAAGATGGTGGCTTAAGGATGTGCGTTGATTACAGGGTCTTGAACAAAGTAACAATGAAAAACATGTACCCCGTTCCGTTGGTGCAACATTTGCTAGATAGATTGAGTAAGGCGTCATGATTTTCAAAACTTGACTTGCGATCAAGTTATTGGCAAGTCAGAATTACAGAAGGAGACGAGGCCAAAATAACATGCGTGACTCGTTATGGCTCTTACGAGTTTTTGATCATGCCCTTTGGCTTGACACATGCCCCTACTACCTTTTGTAACTTGATGAATGAGGTGTTGTATGACTTCCTTAACAACTTTGTTATAGTTTACTTGCATGATATTGTAATCTACAGTAAGTCATTGGAAGAGCACTTGGAGCACTTGGGGATGGTACTCTATCGGTTAAGGAAGCACCAACTCTTTGCAAAAAAAGAGAAGTACGAGTTTGCTACTCAAGAAGTAATGTTCTTGGGACACATGGTTAGCAAGTGCCATGTTCGGATGGATCCAAAAAAGGTGCTCGCCATTGTTGAGTGGCAACCTCCTTCAACTGTTCCAGAACTACGATTATTCTTGGGCGTGGCAAACTACTATCACAAATTCATTGTTGGATATTCAAGAAGGCTGCACCATTGATAAACTTATTGAAGAAGAATATGCGGTGGGAATGATCAAATGCATGCAAGGAATCAatcgaaaaattgaaaatgacAATAATATGTGAACCTGTGTTGCGCTTACCAGACTTTGAGTTGTCTTTCAAAGTACATACTAATGCTTATGATAAAGCTATTGGTGGTTTGTTGGTGCAAGAAGGTCATCCCGTCGCCTTTGAAAGTAGAAAACTCAATGTGGCTGAACAAAAATATTTTGCTCATGAAAAGGAGATGGTTGCTATTGTGCATTGCCTATAGGTTTGGTGGGTATACTTGTTGGAAACAAGATTTCTTGTGAGAACTAATAATGTTACTAACACTTTCTTTGCAACTCAAAAGAAATTATCCCTTAAGCAGGCTCGTTGGCAATAATTTTTGGCTGAGTATGATTTTACTTGGGAGCATAAACCTGGAAGGCATAATCAAGTAGCAGACGCATTGAGTCAAAAGCAAGATTTTGCCACTTTCTACTCTATCTCAAGAGTAGAATTGGATATGTTGGACAGAATCAAGGTTGTTACTGCAAATGACACAGTTTATGGAAAGTTAGTATAGCAAGTAAGAGATGGGGTCATACGGCGGTACTGGATCGTGAACGATCTCTTAATTTACAGGGGGGGGAGAATCTTCGTACTTGCAGTGGGTGGTCTGTTGAAAGAGTTGTTGAAGGAAACTCATGACCCACAATGGGTCGGACATCCGGGTGTTGAGCAGATGCTTGCTCTTTTGGCTCATTTTTATATTTGGCCAAAGATGGAAAACGATGTGGAAGCTTATGTCAAAACTTGTCTTGTGTGCCAACAAGACAAGACAAAGCGAAAGAAGGAAGCGGGATTACTTCAACCGCTGTCTATTCCAGAGAAACCTTgggtttcagtttctatggacTTCATCAGTGGCTTCCCAAAGGTTGATGACATGCCTTCCATCATGGTGGTGGTAGACAGATTTTCAAAGTATGCAGTATTCATTGTAGCACCTTCGAGTTGTCCCTCGGATGTTGCTGCGGAGTTATTCTATCGTCATGTGATAAACTTCTTCGGTTTGCCTAATGACATTGTGAGTGTCACGGACACTCAATTTATGAGGAGATTTTGGACATCCTTGTTCAATATGATGGGGAATGATCTCAAATTCTCTATCGCGAATCATCTGCAAACTGATGGAAAGACCGAAAGGATCAACAACGTACTTGAAGAATACTTGCTGTATTATGTTCCAGCAAGTCAAAAAAAATTAGTTGGGGTTGCTCTAGACAGTGCACAATTCTGTTACAACTTGCACAAGTCCTCAACCACAGAAAAGAATCCCTTTGAAATAGTGCTGGGTGAGCAGCCAACAACTCCTGCGAAGATAGTCAAGCAAAAGTCTAGAGGAAAATATCCTGCATCCTATAGATATGCAAGTGAAAAGCAAGAACTACTCGAGGAAGCTCAAGATAGCCTAAGGAAAGCGGCTAGAAAAATGAAAAAGTATGTCGATAAGAAGCGAAGACCCTTAGAATTCTCTGTTGGGGATGAAGTGTTGCTGAAACACACTCCTCAAATCTGGAAGAGAATTAGCAGCAAGAATGCTCATCGAGGGCTAATTGCCAAGTATGACGAACCCTTCAAAATTGTGGAGAAAGTTAGGAATGTGGCTTACAGGTTAAACTTGCTTGAAAGGCTAAAGGTACATCCTATATTTCATGTAAGTTTCTTGAAGAAGTTTCATGCAGATGAAATGAATCCATCAAGAAGCAGTGCCAAAAGAGCTCCACCAGTTGTAAGGAAGCAATTTAGTGATGATGTTGAGGAAATCCTAAACCATAGAACATTCGAAATGAGCAAGAAGAATCGAATGATAGAATTCTTGGTTGTTCGGAAAGGAAGACCTAAATCAGAGGCTACACGAGAAAGGGATGTTATCCTTTGGCAATTTGAGAAGCAAATTCAGGCATACTTACAGAAACATTCGATGAGGGTGTCGAGTTCTTCTGGAGGGGATGGTTTGTTAGCTCCTTAACTTGATGGCATGGCTAGGCACAAGGATTGGCTCATTGCTCCTTGGATTCAGTATATTGGGCATGTACGCAAGACATGCCAAGTAGTGAGTGGATTTGTGGCAGCGCGCGGGGGGTTGCCCAAGCATAATTGAATGGGAGGTCGACTTGACAGTGGTGGTCAGATGCAAAGGTTGGACACGCGGAATCTGAGCATTTGGCCAAGCATGGCTTGTAAAAAAACATGAGCTATGGCATACAACGGGTGTATTCAATGCAGTATGAAGAATGATGCAGTAAAGTGGCTATTCGGCCCAAGCTCATGAAGCAGAACCATGGGCCAAGCACAAGGATGCATGCTGACCTTTGACATGGTGTCAAAATAGCAAATGATGTGGATGACAATTTGGGACATGTGACATGGTAGTTGAGGAAACTATCATGCAACCACTTGTAACCGTCATACCAACTTCTGACTATGAATTATAAATAGACATGATTGAGTAATGACAAAGACACATGAGGAAATGTATGAGCAATCTGTCAAAGAAAGTCCACTTATAATCCTTTAGTATTAATACAAAAGGTTGGGAGTTTTTTCCTATACGTTGATTTATTCTTATTGGTGCTTGTCTAGTGTGTTGTCTTGTGCATTTGTAGGCTAAATCAAGTGTGGTGCTTGGTCGCCGTGTAAGAAATATCTAAGGCGGAAATTGTCCTTGTGACAACTAGCctcctatttttttttgttttatttttcccctTTCTCCTCAAGAAAATCATCTTTCCACTATCGTTGGATCCCGGATTATAGTCTGCATAACCATCAATGTGGCTCCACCTTTGCCGTCGTGGCCAAGAGCTTCATAACAGCAGCTCAATGTGGTGCTATTAGAgattaagggggtgtttggttctttcctaggaataggaatcggaatgagaatcattgtattgtggaatgggaatgagtatgagcatggatatcactcttaaaagcaatgtttggttagttgtatatcttctatcggaataaatcaaagtttccttttttacccttaaaggaaaataagagaaaaaattagatgtgagagaaagatgaatgtgagagaaaaatatgatgaaagagaatgatgagggagaaagtattatgagagagaaagtgtgataagaaagaatgaagagagagaaagtgtgatgagagaaaatgaaaaaagagagtgtgattggagagagcatgatgagagaaaatatgatgtgagaaaaagtatgataggagaggatgaagagagagaaaatatagtgagaaaaaaatgaggagagagtgtgtcatgagagagattgaggagagagaaagtatggtgagagaaaaaaaGAACAGTGAATACGatgggagagagaaaatatgatgagagagaaagtgtgttgaggaaaaaaggagtaagtgtgataagagagattgaggagagagaaagtatgatgagagagaaagtgtgttgagaaaaaaaggagagagaaagtgtgatgagaaaaaaaagagtgtaatgggagagattaaggagagagaaagcatgatgagagaaaaagtgtgatgaggaaaagaagaaggaagagaatgcaatggaagagattgaggagagagaaagtatgatgagagagaaagtgtaatgagaaaaaagaggaaagagagtgtgataggagagattaaggagagagaaagtatgatgagagagaaagtgtaatgagaaaaaagaggaaagagagtgtgataggagagattaaggagagagaaagtgtgtgataaaataatgagagagaaactatgatgagagagaaaatataatgagagagaataaggagagataagtgatatgaaagaaaaaaataaataaatatattttgatatttgatattaatggagaaaattttagttttaagtcaagggtatttttggaataaggaaatattttgattgatgaaaatagggtaatggctcattgaaggggggtacatgggaatgagttattacccaatttcaaggattcattcccttatttgtattcatattcctataatccaaacattaataatgggaatcaatgattctcattcgcatttcccactcctattaccctaaatCAAACGTCCCCTAAGATGTGTGttaattaatattctattcaGTTAATTATGGATGTGATAAAGTAGGTGTCATAAATAGATTCTCGGACtctatatttaataaaaaaaaatatttaagacaTCCCCAtgtttaaacttttaaaagagttttattatACCTCCCAATAtgtcacattaaaaataaaaaaattattattcactTTATAATGAAAAAATCTCTATAACTTTTTTTAATGGATTCTACGCTATAGTTATTCACAAAATTTGGAGATGCTCTTAGATTGAGTGGACACTTGCAAACTAAAAAAATCCACaaatttaatcaattcaaaatttGACAATCTTATCAGGACAAACCACCAGGGTCAATTATCGACAGTTTACTAGAGCGCTACTGAAGAATCagtgaattttattttatcaaaagttTGATAGATCAgcttctaaattaattaattagatcatAATTAATAGACGCATAAAAAATAAATCCAACTCAGACGATTTAATCTGAGTCCAccgtaaaaaaataaattaaaattaaaattttcaaatttggatTGAAATATAAAATTTTCAGAGTGAATTTTTAAATCAGattaaatctaattttattttaaaaattaatataattttatatataataatgctagtataataataaaatataaaaaaaattaaaaaatatatatatttaatcagATAATTCAGATGCATCAGATTCGAATTCAGGTATTTTGAATtgggattaatttttttttttaaaaaaaaaagaaattcatATCCGTGCGAATTGACGCCCTAGTAATTGGTAACGCTGAGGGTGCAGGAAACCGTGAGGAGACATAAATCATCGATCCAACAGTTGAAGGAAAGCTAATGCCAGCTTTTGTTCGCTCTACGTGACGGCGTTCGAAGGCAAAAGGCGCCTTGAGCCACGATTTCGTCACTCACGGGAATCTCCTCATTCCTCAGCggcatttcatcgaacacataGGAAGCGGACGCAAACACATGCAAATTATATAACTACatacatataaatatatatttgccATGGCAAAAGCTGAAGACAATCAGGTTCATGGCGGGGGGGAAGGCTTGGTTTTTGCATTTCCCCCTCGACTACAAAACACGATCGGCCGTCAAAATGCGTCTTTGCTACCGAGCGATCTCGACTTGGAGGGTGGAGTTGAGTCCCATTTGCTCCTGCTCCCAGCTGAGCTCGGAAACCACGGCGTCGTCGATGGGGACGGATTCCTGGAAGAAATGCACAGACGATCGAAGTGAGGGGAAGCGGACGGGAAAGCACTGCGAATTTGGATTAACCACCTCGAGCTTTTGGACGAGGTCGTTGGCGTTGGGGGCGGAGACGAAGAGGTGGCGCTGGAAAGGCTGGATGAAGCCGTCCTCCACGGCCTTGTCGATGAAGGCGAGCAGCGAGTTGTAGTATCCGTCCACGTTGAGCAAGCCGACCTTGGATCAAGATTCAATTTTGAGCTTGTCGTTTAGTCTAAAAGGAGAGGTGGTTTAAGGTAGACAGACGTACGGGCTTGCGGTGGATGCCGAGCTGAGCGAAGGAAATGGTCTCGAGCAGCTCCTCGAGCGTCCCGTAGCCGCCTGGAAATTGCCACGGAGGAGATTGAGTGCAGGAAGAGGAGACGATGGGAGGGGGAAGGAAGGAAATGGCGGACCTGGGAGTGCGATGAAGGCGTCGGAGTGGCGGGCCATTTCGGCCTTGCGCTGGTGCATGTTGGCCACCGATTTCACTTCGCCGAACCTCTGCTCTCCGGTCAACTATCCACAAACAAAAATAAAAGCACAAAGATTGAGACGATGCGAGAACGGAATCAAGATTAGATTTTGAGACTACCTCCGCGCGCATCAGGGTCCTCGGAATGATCCTGCGGGAGAAAGGAACGATTTTTAGGGAACTGaaagaagaaatttttttttttttaacaagagAATTAATTGCAGACCCGATGACATGGCCGCCGCCAGAGTGAACAGCTTCGGCGACCAAACCCATCAAACCCACGCTGCCTCCGCCGTACACCAGATCCACCTTCCTCGCTACCTGATCGAACACGAAAGAGCAGAGAAGAAGAAACTAATTAATTGAGCCGGTCGGCGCCGGAAAAGATGCATTAGGAATCTCCTGGAAGCGTATTGAATCACCAGTTCCTTGCCGAGCTCGACGGCGGCGTCCTGGTACGAGTTCCGCTTCCCTGGGCTACTGCCGCAGAACACGCACACTCTCTGAAACCTCGATTTCGCCACCGCTATCTCCTCCATCTCGTAGACCAAGTCCTTCTCCTTCTTCGAACAAGAGAAGGTAAACCGCGTATATA
It contains:
- the LOC122027506 gene encoding cytokinin riboside 5'-monophosphate phosphoribohydrolase LOG1-like codes for the protein MSAIYTRFTFSCSKKEKDLVYEMEEIAVAKSRFQRVCVFCGSSPGKRNSYQDAAVELGKELVARKVDLVYGGGSVGLMGLVAEAVHSGGGHVIGIIPRTLMRAELTGEQRFGEVKSVANMHQRKAEMARHSDAFIALPGGYGTLEELLETISFAQLGIHRKPVGLLNVDGYYNSLLAFIDKAVEDGFIQPFQRHLFVSAPNANDLVQKLEESVPIDDAVVSELSWEQEQMGLNSTLQVEIAR